A region from the Triticum aestivum cultivar Chinese Spring chromosome 3D, IWGSC CS RefSeq v2.1, whole genome shotgun sequence genome encodes:
- the LOC123074890 gene encoding protein MIZU-KUSSEI 1-like, giving the protein MMRYATPQSTPPMSPLHGTATPRTPGAYSEMPPPSPRPAITLTPPPSKKKQRRTAARSLRAIRAVRALFRSLPILAPACRFHGIVPRHGGPSRMHDGHVSGASRTTGTLFGYRRARVTLAVQETPGSVPILLLELAMQTGRFMQEMGAEHLRVALECEKKPPGAGAGIGRTRLLDEPLWTAYVNGRKIGYAMRREPTEDDLTVMQLLRTVSVGAGVLPNDVMGCDTAEGQEAGDLAYMRARFDRVVGSRDSESLYMLNPDGNNGPELSIFFIRI; this is encoded by the coding sequence ATGATGCGGTACGCCACGCCGCAGTCCACCCCGCCGATGTCGCCGCTCCACGGTACGGCGACGCCTCGCACTCCCGGCGCGTACTCTGAGATGCCGCCGCCCTCGCCACGGCCCGCGATCACGCTCACCCCGCCCCCGTCCAAGAAGAAGCAGCGCCGCACGGCCGCGCGCTCGCTCCGCGCCATCCGCGCCGTGCGCGCGCTGTTCCGGTCCCTCCCGATCCTCGCCCCGGCGTGCCGCTTCCACGGCATCGTCCCGCGGCACGGCGGGCCGTCGCGGATGCACGACGGCCACGTCAGCGGCGCCTCGCGCACGACGGGGACGCTGTTCGGGTACCGCAGGGCGCGGGTGACGCTGGCGGTGCAGGAGACGCCCGGGAGCGTGCCCATCCTGCTGCTGGAGCTGGCGATGCAGACCGGCAGGTTCATGCAGGAGATGGGCGCCGAGCACCTGCGCGTGGCGCTCGAGTGCGAGAAGAAGCCGCCGGGCGCCGGCGCCGGCATCGGCCGCACGCGCCTGCTCGACGAGCCGCTGTGGACGGCCTACGTGAACGGGCGGAAGATCGGGTACGCCATGCGCCGGGAGCCCACGGAGGACGACCTCACGGTCATGCAGCTGCTGCGCACCGTGTCGGTCGGCGCCGGCGTGCTGCCGAACGACGTCATGGGTTGCGACACCGCCGAGGGGCAGGAGGCCGGCGACCTGGCGTACATGCGCGCGCGCTTCGACCGCGTGGTGGGGTCCCGGGACTCCGAGTCGCTGTACATGCTCAACCCTGACGGGAACAATGGGCCAGAGCTTAGCATCTTCTTCATTAGGATATGA